The Terriglobia bacterium DNA segment GCGGCTCAGCGCGTCGAAAGCGAACTCGGGCCGATCGACATCTGGGCTAACATCGCCATGACATCGGTGTTCTCGCCTATTAAAGAGATGACCGCGGAAGAGTTCAAACGCGTTACCGAAGTTACGTATCTCGGGTACGTGTACGGCTCTCTCTCTGCACTGAAACGGATGCTGCCCCGCGACCGGGGCACCATTGTGCATGTCGGCTCGGCGCTCGCCTATCGAAGCATTCCGCTCCAATCGGCATATTGCGCGTCGAAGCACGCAGTGATGGGCTTCTTCGCTTCGCTGAGAACAGAACTGCTGCACGACAAGAGCCAAGTGCAGACCACCATTGTGCAAATGCCGGCACTGAATACGCCACAGTTTGGATGGTGTAAAAGCCGTCTGCCAAGGAAAGCACAGCCGGTACCGCCAATTTTTCAGCCGGAGGTAGCAGCGCGCGCGGTGTACTACGCCGCGCATCACGCGAACCGGCGCGAGTACTACGTCGGTAGCTCGACGGTGAAGGCGATTGTTGGTAACAAGATTGCACCTTCATTTGCGGACCACTATCTTGCACGCACGGGTTACGACGCGCAGCAATACAACGGTCCCGACGATCCGAACCGACCGAACAATTTGTGGGAGCCGGTTCCCGGGGACCATGGTGCTCACGGCGCTTTCGACGAGCGGGCACGGCCGAGAAGTTATGAGTTCTGGGCCGAGAGCCATGTGAAACTGCTTGGTGCAATCCTGATGGGAATCGGGGCAGCCGCCGCGGGATGGAAGATCGCGAACAGGAAAGACAAAGAAGAAGAAGAACCAAGCTGGACGCGTTTTAGAGCTGCATAACCAGAGTTCCAGATGGTCATCAGGGTTGACGTTCGCGCGTCGATATGCGTCAATAGTGGGCTGTGTGGGGAATCCTCAAGACGATTGTCGCCATTGCGCTCGTGGTTTGCGTGCTGGCAGTCTGCATCTCTCCGTTCGTAAACCTCGACCCGACATCGCTTAGCGCGTCGAAAGCCGCGCTAGCGCTGTCCCTTGCGATCGTCGGCAGCGCGTTTCTATTCTGTTATGTTATCCCGCAGCAGTTGACGGCCGTCAGTGTCCCTGGGCGCGTATCCTCTTCCAGTTCCCTACTGCAGCTACTCTGCTCACGTATCTGCTAGCTACTTGGCTGACGTTCAATAAGCCATCTCCGGTCAATTCACGTTACAGATTCAGGTTGCTAATTTTTCGGGGAACAGCCGTGAGCACCACCGAGCAGCAAAAGACTTCCGAGACAACGCGGGAAATCGTGTACCTCACATATGACAAGGCAAGTAGTAGCCTTATCAGCTCTGAGTTGGAAAAGGCAGGATATCGGACGACACTTACTTCCAGCATCGGGGAGACCATACTCTGTCTGCGTCAGCCGAAATTCCTTGCTCTGATTATCGGTCCATTGGTTCAACCAAAGGACAAAGCTCTACTGGTTTCCGAATTGCGCAGGAAGAACAGCAAAACCAAGGTAGTTTTTCTTTCACGCGACGGCACGCAACAGGCCGACGATCGGCGGCTAGCAGATGCCGTGCTAAGCGTTCATAACGGCGCTGATTCCCTGATTAGAGGGTTGAAGAAGCTAATGATCGCGAACTAAGCCATGTCTCAGGCTGGAATGCGCGCGCGTTCCATGGCTTCGATCACCGCGTCGGCGAATTCGCTGGTTCCGGCTGTGCCCCCCATGTCGCGGGTAATGTGCTTCTTCTCACCGTAAACGATCTCGACGCCGCGGCGGATTTTGTCCGCGGCTTCGCTTTCGCCAAAGTGGCGGAGCATAAGCACGCCTGAGCGAAGAACAGCGGTCGGGTTTGCGAGATTCTTGCCCGCGATATCCGGGGCCGAGCCGTGGACGGCTTCGAAGATGGCGCATTCGTGTCCGTAGTTCGCGCCGGGAACCAGGCCGAGACCACCTACAAACGCTGCGCAGAGATCGCTGACGATATCGCCGTAGAGATTTTCGAGCAGCAGCATGTCGTACTGGTAAGGGTTCATCACAAGTTGCATGCAGGTGTTGTCCACGATGTGCTCGGCGTAAGAGATCTCCGGATAATCCTTCGAGACATTGCGCGAGCACTTGATGAACAAGCCATCCGATAGCTTCATGATGTTGGCTTTGTGGATAGCGTGAATCTTCTTTCGCCCAGTGCGCCGAGCGTACTCGAACGCCCATTTGGAAATACGAGTCGACGCCTTCTCGGTGATGATTTTCAGGCTCTCGACGACGCCCGGGACAACCTCGTGCTCGATCCCCGAGTATTGGCCCTCGGTGTTTTCGCGAACGATGATGAGATCGACATCCGGGTATCGCGTTGGAACATTGGGCAAATTTTGGATTGGGCGGAAGTTGGCGAACAACTCGAAACGCTTTCGCAGTTCGACGTTGATGCTGGAGAAACCGCCACCGATTGGCGTGGTGACCGGACCCTTGAGCGCGACCTTAGTGCGCTCGATGGATTCGTGCAGGGCTCGTGGAATGTATTCTTTGTATTTTTCGTAGGCTTCGGCGCCGGCTTCGAACTGCTCCCAATCGAACTTGACGCCGGTAGCTTCCAGAATGCGCACGGCGGCTTTCGTGACTTCGGGGCCAATGCCGTCGCCGGGAATGAGGGTGACTTTGTATGAATTTGTCATATAAACCGTGACTGGTGGATGGCGGCCGGTCGCTGGTCAAGGCTAAGACGTTTGTGGCTCCATCCACCAACAACCAGCCACGAACCACCAGCCCCGTTTAGTGCGGTTTGCCCTTCACTGGAGTCGTCAGCTTCAGCGGCTCCTTAAGTACTTTTACATCTTTCGTTTGCAGCAAATCCTGCAACTCCGACATAAACTCGTGGACGTCCTTGAAGTCGAGGTAAACCGAGGCGAAGCGCACATACGCGACTTTGTCGATGTTGCGCAGCCGATTCATGATCAGCTCACCGATTTCGCTGGTGCGACGCTCGCGCTCGGTTGAGTCGACGACGAAGCCTTCGGCTTCATTGACGATCTGTTCCAGCTTGCCGATGGAGACTGGCCGTTTTTCGCAGGCGCGGAGCAGGCCATTCAGGACCTTTTGCCGGTCAAACTTCTCGCGGCGGCCATCCTTCTTGATGACCATGTACGGGATCTCGTCGATGCGCTCGTAGGTGGTGAAGCGCTTTTCGCACTTCAGGCACTCTCGCCGGCGCCGAATCGACTCGCCTTCCTTGCTTTCACGCGAGTCGACGACTTTGTCGTTTTCAAACCCGCAAAATGGGCATTTCATGGATAAGTTGATTGTAAATGCGATGGCGGAAAACGGGAAACTGGGCGAACCAATCGTGCCATCGGACTAGGGCTATCGTTTCAGGAAAAGTCTGAAAAGATTCAATTCAGACGGCTTACACGCTTTCCATTTCGGCTTTGGTCTCGCTCTCTTCGGAGACCTTGCGGAGGGAGATGCGTTCGCGGTGAGCGAGGATAAGACCGGCGGGGATGACCGAGGCAAACGTCACGAGCCAGAGGATGATCCCGGCGCTGGTGGCGTAAGTTTCATTGATACCGAGGACGCGGTTCATCACGGTAATGGTCCCGAGTTGGGAGCCACCGCCTACGGCGGGCAATTGCAGGAGAGAGCCGACCATGCTGCCGGCCATGATTACGAAGATCGCACGGAAGCTGATGTTCCCGAGGGTGACATCGGGGTACGCATGCAGGACTTCAAGGTAGCTGAGCGCGATGACAAACCAGGTTACGAGGGAGAGCAGGGCGATCTGGATAAAGGAGCCGAGGTCGTGGATGGTGTCAAGGCCCTCGGCAAAGGCAACGAGTTTACGCCCTATGCTGTGGCCGAGTTTGCCGTGCGGAAGGCGCGTCTCGACCCAGTGAGAAAAGCGTTCGCGCTGGGTTCGGAGGAGAAATATGCCCAGAGCGGCGCAGACAATCGTGGCGATGAGGACGTAGCTCCCTTCCTGTAGTTTCACGAGCTGCCCATGAGCCATCGACCGGAGTTCAGGGGCGAGACGGATTAAAGCAATGCCGAAGAGGACCGCGAATGCACCCATATCGAAGATGCGCTCGACTGACCACACAGCCAGTTGCGAGGCGAAGCTGAGGTCGTGGCGCTTGGCAATAAGGTAAGGCCGGGAGAATTCGCCGGGACGCCCGAGCAGCGCGAGCCCTGTGAAACCGATGAACTGTGCTGGCAGGACGCTGGCGACGGAAACGCGTTTCATGGGACGGAGGAAGAGCTTCCAGCGGATTGCGCGTAGCCAGTATGTCAGGTAGATGAGTCCGGTCGCCGCGAGAATGTGGGTGAGACGCTGCGGGTCGGAAAAAAGGCTGGCGCTGACCTCCTTGAACTTGCCCCAGGGGAATTCCTTGTATTGACGGAATTGGAAGTAGAAGAGTACCGCGAGAATGGCGGCGATGATGAGCACCGTAAGCGTGTGCTTCCTGTTCATGAAGGCGAAACTACAAGGTATATGAGGGAGGGGTTAGGGTCAAACGACGAGTCGGTGGTGGCTGTTTGTTCGTCACTGGTGCTGGTGGATTTGGAATCGTGGATTGTGGATCGTGAGCTACGAGCCAGGTTGAGTTGCGGTGGACTTTCCAGCTTCTGTGTTCGTCGGCTTCTTCGGAGCGGATTTCTTGTTCGTCAGCGCTCGCTTCCTGATAGTGGCCTGCTCGGCGAGTTTCTTGCAGTTATATTCGCGAATGATTCTGGCGACATAGGCATGGGTTTCGCGATAGGGCGGGACACCTTTGTACTGCTGCACGCGTTGCGGTCCAGCATTGTAGGCGGCGAGCGCCTTCTGGGCGTCTCCGTGATAGAGCTCAAGGAGTTGGCGAAGGTATGCGGCACCCCCGTTGATGTTTTCGGCGGGATCGAAGCTGTTGCGAACCCCGAGTTTGTCGGCGGTTTCGGGCATCAGCTGCATGAGGCCGCGAGCACCCTTTGGGGAAACCGCATTGGGATTGAAGCCGCTTTCCTGGTGGATCACCGAATCGAGGAAGTCGGGATCAATGCCGGTGGATTTTCCGGCCTCGGCGATGTGGTCCTGCATGTTTTTTTCGGAAGCCGCACTGGGATGCGGTGGTGAAGCCTCGATGTGCTCGTAGCTGACGATCTCACTGGTGGGGACATCGACGTAGCCGCCAGAAGTGTACAGGCGCGTAGTATCGCCAATGACTTCACGGCGATTGTGGTCGATGGTGAAGCCATTGCGCAGGACGGCGCGGTCACCTGCGAGGGCGCAGACGACAAGCGCGAGCAGGAGTATTGCGAGTTTGAGAGAGTACCGCACCGGAGCTGTTATTTTCGCATGGATCGTCAACGTAAGTTGATGAAGAAAATGTACGAAGGTGCCTGTACGAGTACCCGCCACTACTTGCGGGGAGGGTTGGAGTGGCGCTCGGCCGGGTGTTCGATCCCCGGGAGAACCTCGCCGAGAGCCCATTCTATGCGTTCTACGGCAGAGCGGATTGTGTCGGTGGAATTCGTCGCGCCGGAACTGGAGACTATGGCCTGCAGGGCGTTCCGGATGTGGTGATTGAGTAGCGCGATGGTTTCGAGACGCTCGAGTTCCCGGAGACGCTGGTTGCGGGCGGCGGTTCGAAGAACCAATACCAGGATGATAGAGACGCAGGCGGCAATGCCGGAACCCACAACTCGAATGCCGGCCTCGTGCAGGTAACGGTCGTAGATGGTCCACTGGATGGCGAGCGCGAGAAAAAATACGATGACGCTGATGAAAATGGCGGAGAGCCAGATTCTGAAGGAAGAGTGAACGCGATTTCTTTCCTCCCTGGACAGAAATGCGGGATTTTGCAGGAGAGTACGATCGTCAGGGGAGATGCTGCTTTGGCGAGTGTCAGAAGCGCAAGTCTCCTGATGCTGAAACGAGTATCCGTTCGACATGGGGAGCCTCTAAGTTAGCTTAAACCCATTTGTCATCGTTAGTTCCGGGGCTTACTCACAAAGACGTGATCAGTCATTTGGATGACGAATAAATCAGGCTTGGTTGATCGTGCAGGCGGAGTAAGGGTCGCCGGAAAGTGCCAGAGCATGGCTTCCATGCGACTGGTTACTGCGATTCGAGGATTTTCTCTACCGCCCAAGCGACGCCGCTCTCATCATTGCCGAGGGTTAGTGTCCATCCGTTCTGTTTCAGTTCGTCACAGGCATTTCCCATCAGCACCGGGAGGCCCGCGAACTGGAGCATCTCGACATCGTTGAAGTTGTCGCCAATTGCCATGACTTCGTCACGGGTGAAGCCGCGATGCGTGGCCCAGCGTTCGAGAGCGTGTCCCTTTGAGCAGCCCTGGTTGAGAACATCGAGCATGCAGAGATTGCGATGATCGTACTGGGTGCGCAGCACGGTGAACTCGCCGGCAAATTCGCATTCGATGAGCGTTTTCTGAGCAGCCATCATTCGGGAGATGCTGCCGCAGAACATCATTTGGATGGGATCTTCAGTGATGGCGTCTTCCAGGGGGATGACGCGATCGATCCACTGGGCGTTCTTCTCCATCCACTTTTGAATCGAGAGGTTGAGTTCGTCGGCAGATTCGATGACGATCGCCCCCTTCCCTTCCCGGTCAAATGTGAGGACGGTGTTGGAACGGAAGCCGCTCATGTATTGCAGCAGGCGGAGCGCGACGTCGGCCGGAAGCGGATCGTCATGGAAAAGTTCGCCGTTCGAGGAACGTGTGACGGCGCCGTTGGAACTGATGAGCGTGACTTCGAAGCCCAGCGCGTTGGCGACAGGGAGCGCGAAAGTGTGGCGGCGGCCAGTAACGAGTACAACTTCAATGCTCTGGTTGTGTGCGCGTGCAAGTGTCTCCAGGTTGGCGGTCGAAACTTGAAACCTGGGGTCGAGCAGAGTGCCGTCGATGTCGATCGCGATAAGGCGAATGGCCACGAGCATATTGTAAATCGTGCCATCAGGCGATCGGGCCATCGGGCCATTTTCGGATAGCCCTGCCGGATATGTCGAAGTGGAAATAGATTACGAAGTGGCGGGCGCTGATTTACCATTAAGGGCTCACATGTTTGGTTTCGGATATCTCCCCTACGGACTTGGCTTTCTGCTGACAGTGCTGGCGCTGATTCACTGGATCCGCAGCCGGCCGGGTACTTACTGGCTGTTCATCATCTTCCTGCTACCTACGATCGGTCCGATCATTTACCTGGCGGTTGAGGCGCTGCCGGACATTCGCGACCCGGAGTTTTTCAAGGTATTTCCGCGGCGGCGGAGAATTCGCGAATTGGAAGCCGTGGTCACGGAGAACCCTTCGGCCGGGAATTTCGAGGAGTTGGGGCAGCTGTACCTCGACGAAGGCAAGTGGCAGAAGGCCCGGGACGCCTACAATCGGTCAATTTCGGCGCGGACGGATTCGCCGGACCCATTCTATCGGCGAGGAGTAGCCGAGGTAGAGTTGGGCGAGTACCTGGCGGCGGTTCCGGACCTTGAGCGTGCCGTGCAGACGGATCCGAAATATGATTTCCAGCGCGCAGCGGGGCTGCTGGCGTTCGCCTATGGCAAAACGGGACAGAACGAAAAGGCGGACAAACTGTTCGCCGATGTTGTGCGGACTTCGACGCTGACTGAAACTCAATATCATTATGCGGAATTTCTCGCTGCACAGTGTCGCAAGGCCGAAGCGAAACAGTGGTTGCAGAGAATTATCGCGAAACGCCAGACGCAGCCGGGATTTTTGCGGCGGCGTGAGCGCAAGTGGTATTGGCTGACGCGCAAGCTGATGGCAATGATGTAAAGGCAGTTGCCAGTTCCCAGTTCTCCGTTCTCAGTTTGGCAAAGGTTCTTCGTTCTTCGTCGTTCGTTCATCGTAATAGCACGAAACTCAACAACGTGGCTTACTTCGAATAGGTCGAGTCATCATGGCGGAAATCATTCATTTTGAGTGTGCGCGGTGCGGGGAGAAGATTTCGCCCGCGGGGCCGCAGAATCTTTGTCCGAAGTGCCAAGGGCCACTGTATGTGCGCTATGACATAAAGAAGATAAGCAAAACGTTCCGGCCGGAGTCCCTTGCGGGGCGAGAGCCGACTATGTGGAGGTATCGCGAGGTGCTGCCAGGGGCGGAGCCGGTGACGCTCGGCGAAGGTATGACGCCGATGCTGCCGAGCAGGAAACATCCCGCGGCTTTTATCAAGGACGAGGGTTTGAATCCGACGGGGTCTTTCAAGGCGCGCGGGATGTCGGCGGCGATCACGATGGTTCGGCACTATGGCATAAAGAAGGTTGCGGTGCCATCGGCGGGAAATGCGGCGGGAGCCCTGGCGGCGTACGCAGCGCGTGCGGGAGTGGAAGCATACATCTTCATGCCGAAGGACGTGCCGATCGCGAATCGCATGGAATGCGAGGCATACGGGGCAAAGGTCACGCTGGTCGATGGGCTGATCAGCGATTGCGGGCGCATCG contains these protein-coding regions:
- a CDS encoding lytic transglycosylase domain-containing protein; amino-acid sequence: MRYSLKLAILLLALVVCALAGDRAVLRNGFTIDHNRREVIGDTTRLYTSGGYVDVPTSEIVSYEHIEASPPHPSAASEKNMQDHIAEAGKSTGIDPDFLDSVIHQESGFNPNAVSPKGARGLMQLMPETADKLGVRNSFDPAENINGGAAYLRQLLELYHGDAQKALAAYNAGPQRVQQYKGVPPYRETHAYVARIIREYNCKKLAEQATIRKRALTNKKSAPKKPTNTEAGKSTATQPGS
- a CDS encoding SDR family oxidoreductase, with the protein product MKKREVVVITGASAGVGRATVREFAKHGAHIGLIARGRDGLEAARREVEEAGGKALVLPTDVADPKAVEEAAQRVESELGPIDIWANIAMTSVFSPIKEMTAEEFKRVTEVTYLGYVYGSLSALKRMLPRDRGTIVHVGSALAYRSIPLQSAYCASKHAVMGFFASLRTELLHDKSQVQTTIVQMPALNTPQFGWCKSRLPRKAQPVPPIFQPEVAARAVYYAAHHANRREYYVGSSTVKAIVGNKIAPSFADHYLARTGYDAQQYNGPDDPNRPNNLWEPVPGDHGAHGAFDERARPRSYEFWAESHVKLLGAILMGIGAAAAGWKIANRKDKEEEEPSWTRFRAA
- a CDS encoding Cof-type HAD-IIB family hydrolase; the protein is MARSPDGTIYNMLVAIRLIAIDIDGTLLDPRFQVSTANLETLARAHNQSIEVVLVTGRRHTFALPVANALGFEVTLISSNGAVTRSSNGELFHDDPLPADVALRLLQYMSGFRSNTVLTFDREGKGAIVIESADELNLSIQKWMEKNAQWIDRVIPLEDAITEDPIQMMFCGSISRMMAAQKTLIECEFAGEFTVLRTQYDHRNLCMLDVLNQGCSKGHALERWATHRGFTRDEVMAIGDNFNDVEMLQFAGLPVLMGNACDELKQNGWTLTLGNDESGVAWAVEKILESQ
- the nrdR gene encoding transcriptional regulator NrdR; amino-acid sequence: MKCPFCGFENDKVVDSRESKEGESIRRRRECLKCEKRFTTYERIDEIPYMVIKKDGRREKFDRQKVLNGLLRACEKRPVSIGKLEQIVNEAEGFVVDSTERERRTSEIGELIMNRLRNIDKVAYVRFASVYLDFKDVHEFMSELQDLLQTKDVKVLKEPLKLTTPVKGKPH
- a CDS encoding tetratricopeptide repeat protein, which translates into the protein MFGFGYLPYGLGFLLTVLALIHWIRSRPGTYWLFIIFLLPTIGPIIYLAVEALPDIRDPEFFKVFPRRRRIRELEAVVTENPSAGNFEELGQLYLDEGKWQKARDAYNRSISARTDSPDPFYRRGVAEVELGEYLAAVPDLERAVQTDPKYDFQRAAGLLAFAYGKTGQNEKADKLFADVVRTSTLTETQYHYAEFLAAQCRKAEAKQWLQRIIAKRQTQPGFLRRRERKWYWLTRKLMAMM
- a CDS encoding isocitrate/isopropylmalate family dehydrogenase, with the translated sequence MTNSYKVTLIPGDGIGPEVTKAAVRILEATGVKFDWEQFEAGAEAYEKYKEYIPRALHESIERTKVALKGPVTTPIGGGFSSINVELRKRFELFANFRPIQNLPNVPTRYPDVDLIIVRENTEGQYSGIEHEVVPGVVESLKIITEKASTRISKWAFEYARRTGRKKIHAIHKANIMKLSDGLFIKCSRNVSKDYPEISYAEHIVDNTCMQLVMNPYQYDMLLLENLYGDIVSDLCAAFVGGLGLVPGANYGHECAIFEAVHGSAPDIAGKNLANPTAVLRSGVLMLRHFGESEAADKIRRGVEIVYGEKKHITRDMGGTAGTSEFADAVIEAMERARIPA
- a CDS encoding lysylphosphatidylglycerol synthase transmembrane domain-containing protein, which translates into the protein MNRKHTLTVLIIAAILAVLFYFQFRQYKEFPWGKFKEVSASLFSDPQRLTHILAATGLIYLTYWLRAIRWKLFLRPMKRVSVASVLPAQFIGFTGLALLGRPGEFSRPYLIAKRHDLSFASQLAVWSVERIFDMGAFAVLFGIALIRLAPELRSMAHGQLVKLQEGSYVLIATIVCAALGIFLLRTQRERFSHWVETRLPHGKLGHSIGRKLVAFAEGLDTIHDLGSFIQIALLSLVTWFVIALSYLEVLHAYPDVTLGNISFRAIFVIMAGSMVGSLLQLPAVGGGSQLGTITVMNRVLGINETYATSAGIILWLVTFASVIPAGLILAHRERISLRKVSEESETKAEMESV